GGCATAATTATTCCCTGCTGATTTATACAGAGGCGATCGCCCCGCGTCAGGGATTTCGGCTGATGTTTTCGATGTTGGATCATAATGGAATGGCATTTGACAAATGACGAATTTCTATTTGAGTTTGGGGTTTGGCCGTGTTTGACAAGCGCAATCGTTGGATTGTTAACGGGGTGATGGCGATCGCCGCCTTCGCTTTCTTGGCCCTGCTGTTTCTGCCGTTTATGACGGCGCTGCGGTCAGGAGTGGCCAGTTCGGGTGCGTCGCCCAGCGCAACACCCGGCGCGTCTCCTGCGTCGCAACAGGCGGAACTGGCAGATCAGGCGCGGGGCTATGAGCTGGTGCTGCAACGAGAACCCGACAATCAAACCGCGCTGCGGGGGCTGCTGGAAACCCGCATTCGCCAGGGCGACGTGCAGGGCGCAATCGAGCCATTGGAAAAGCTGGCCAAGCTCAACCCCGACCAGAGCGACTACACTGTGCTGCTGGCCCAGGCAAAACAGCGCGTGGGCGATCGCGAAGGAGCCGCCCAGGCCTACCGCAGCATTTTGGAAACCCAGCCGGGGAATATCAACGCGCTGCAAGGGTTTGTGGACCTGATGCTAGAGCAGCAGCGCCCCGAAGCGGCCGTCAGCCTGCTGCAAGACACGCTCCGCACCGCCGATGAGCGAAATCGAGTGGCTCCGGGCAGTGTCGATGTGGTTTCGGTGCAACTGCTGCTGGGACGGGTCTACGCGCAGCAGGGCAGGACGCAAGAGGCGATCGCCCTCTATGACCAGTCCATCGAGCAAAACGCCCTCGATTTTCGCCCAGTGCTGGGCAAGGCGCTCGTTCTGCAAGCCGCCGGACGCACCGAAGAATCCAAGCCGCTATTCGACAGCGCCGCTGCCCTAGCTCCAGCCCAATATAAAGATCAGATCAATCAGCTAGCCAGCGGCGGACAGGGGCAAACCGCTGCATCGCCCTTGGAATCGTCTCCATCGGACGCACCCACAGGCACAACGCCCCTGCCCAGCCCAACGGCTCTCCCGGCAGGCAGTCCTGCGGCCGAGAGCAGCCCTTCTTCGCCATCCCGCGTCACGGGCAATCCTTAAACGGTTCGTAATTTGACACATCCAACCTTAAACCTGCAACCAGCACCCCCTCAGCCACCCATGAACTTTTGCAGCGATAACGTGACCGGAGCGTCGCCCGAAATTCTGTCTGCGCTGATTGCTGCCAATGGCGGAGCCGCGATGCCCTATGGCGCTGACGACATTACGCAGCGGCTCCAGCAGCGGTTTTGTGACCTGTTTGAAACCAACCTGTCGATGTTCCCAGTTGCCACGGGGTCTGCGGCAAACGCGCTGGCTCTGTCGGTCGTTGCGCCGCCCTACGGCGCGATCTACTGCCACGCCGAAGCCCACATCAACGTGGACGAATGCGGCGCACCGGAGTTGTTTACTGGCGGTGCAAAGCTGGTGACGCTTCCAGGGGAAAACGGCAAAATCACGGCGGAGGCGCTGGCCCACGCGCTGGCCCATGCCGGAATTGGGTTTGTGCATCATGTCCAGCCTGCCGCCGTCAGCATTACCCAGGCAACCGAAGCGGGCACAGTGTATACGCTGGAAGAAATTCGGGCGATCGCCCAGGTCGCGCACCAATACCATCTGCCGCTGCACCTGGATGGGGCGCGGTTTGCCAATGCCCTAGTTAGCCTGGGCTGCACGCCTGCCGAGATGACCTGGCAAGCAGGCGTAGACATGCTCTCCTTTGGGGCAACAAAAAATGGGGCGATCGCCGCCGAGGCCGTCCTCTTTTTTAATCCGGAGCAAGCAGCCGGATTTGAATATCGCCGCAAGCGGGGCGGCCACCTGTTTTCCAAGATGCGCTTTCTCTCCGCCCAACTGGAAGCCTACCTGACAGACGACCTCTGGCTGCGAAACGCCGCCCACGCCAACTGCCTGGCCCAGCGCCTCGCCGCTGGACTGCGGAAAATTCCCGGCGTGACCCTCGCCTATCCCGTCGAAGCCAACGAGCTATTTGTCCGCTTTCCCGACCCCATCCTGAAAGGACTCCAGGCAGACGGCTTTCAGTTCTATGCCTGGGAGTCGGACGGTCGCTCGATGGTGCGCCTAGTAACAGCGTTTAACACGGCCGAAGCAGACGTAGACGCATTCCTCAGCGCCGCCCAGCGCCACAGCCGACCGATCGTAGACGAGGCGGTAGACGAGGCAATCGCCTCTTGACCCTGGGAACTCTTACCAAAAAGCTGGGATTTATGACCTGCGTATTTGTGCGGCGATTTTGGTGGCGATCGCCCTCAAAAAAAACACACGGGCATTGTTCCGTAAGATCCGAACTCTAGGGCGATCGCCCCGGTATTTTCCTAGAAACCACCGCCATTTCGGGCAATCTGTGCCAGGTCATCTAGTTATTTTCAGCACAGAGATCCGGATATGCTTGATACAGCCTTGATAAAGTGAGCGAGCAAGTTGAAGTTTCAAGCTCCAACTTGCCAATCGTATCCGTAGAGTTGAGCATGGCTGTCTCAATAAACCTGTTCAGTGTGAATCTGTTGAACGATTCGGCGTTTCGTAAAGCCCTGAACTTTGCGATCTACCCGTCAAAATCTGGTTCCGTCGCAATTTGGGTTCCGTCGCAATTTGATTGAGTGAAACACGCATCTCGCATTTTCTTTCGTGAAAGAACTGTAAGTTCTCCGTGAATTTCAGGCTGTAGCGTTGTCATCTCTTGCTATCGAAGGCAAAATCTAGTGTAGGTTGCTACATCGAGTGTTACAAGCACTGAGGCTAAAGGCGCTCAGTACCTAGACAGGGTTCTCCTCAGAAGCGTTTCTCGTGAAAGCCCGTCTGCCTCGATCTACCGAGTGGTGCTCTGCCAAGTCTGTTCCGACAAAACCACTTAGATAGATCATTCATTCAACTTATGAAACTAGCCTCAACGTTTGCTCTAACGGCGATCGCCGCTGCGGTTTCCGTCCTGTCTGCTCTGCCCGCCGAAGCGCTAAGCATGTTCCGGGACACTGGTCCCAAGTTCAGCCAGGGTCTACCCCCAACGGGCGTGATTGACTTCGAGACACCTGCTCCTGGCTTCTACAATACGTTTAACGAAGACTATGGCGATATCATTGCCACAGGTAATAGGCTGCGGATTCTGCCTGCAAGCTCTGCGGTCGATAACTACCTGCGTCTGAGAAATTTAAGCGGCAGCAACGTCACGTTCACCAGCGACTACAAAACCTGGGACTCTTTCGGGTTTTTATTTAGAGGTAGGAGCGGTCCTAGTGCAGACATGAACATCGTTTTTAATCTGGTCGGCGGTGGCACCTTTTCCACTACCCTTTCCTATTTGCTTGGCCTATCGGATCCTGGTAACTACTTCAGCTTTGTGGCTGGTGTCGGTGACCCCACCATCGAATCTGTCACCTTTACTCGAACTAACGGCTGGATTAATATCGACAACGTAGCTTACCGAGTTGTGCCCACGCCAGCGCTGCTGCCTGGCATTATTGGTATGGGCATTGCGGCAATCAAGAAGCGCCGTGACGGAGCGCTAGAAGAAACTGAGGCCGATGCCGAGGCCTAGAAGGGTTCGCTGGAGGGCGCTCAGGGCTGCTTTGCACTGAGTGCCCACTTAGATGAAACATCCAGACAGGTTTCTTGAGCCTGCTCGTTCTTAGTCTGGCCTGCGTTAGATGCCGTTGGGATCTAACTAGGCCTTTTTCGCGTCGTTGTTGTTATAACCAGGCTGCTGGGTTGTCGCAAACAGGTTGCTTGCAGGCAGGTTGGAACTGGCTCCTCGTTAGCCTGCTGCTGGCTGAATCTGCCAGTGGTCGAGCGCAAGGCGATCGCCAATTGCGAGTGTCCTTCGAGCGCTGATGGATTGAGTCGCTGGAGCATCGGCTCGTCCAGTGCTGAGCCAAACCCCAAAGCCCATCCACCCATCCGGGCTTCCTTTAGCCAGCTCGGTGCAGCGACGCGGGCACGCTCAGGTGACAGGTTCGCAGCGGTGGGAAGATCGTCTCTCCATTTACTTCTACGCCGACGGCTCCATCTACGCCCAGCGCCAAGGCGACCAGTTCGTGCTTGACTCGGGGGCTGGAAAAGCGACCTGTCAGCAAGACGATCGCCCCCCGCTGGCTGACGCGCAGCCCCAGCAGATCAGTCTCGCGGCAGTGCTGACGAAAACAGTGTTCGACCCGCTTTGAAAGGCCGTCGTAGTCAAATTCGCCGCATAACCCAACCCGCTCTGGCGGAATGCGTCGGAAGAGCGGCAGAACGGGAGAAAAAACTGACAGAGCGCCAGAGCTGTCGCTACTCTGGTTCTCTTCTGGCTCTGAAAGAAATTGCCGTAAGCTCATCTTGAAGGATGTCACCTTAGGGTTTATCAAAGCCAAGACATCAACAAACGGGGAAGACACGAGATCGAGAAGACACAAAACAAGCGTGATCCTGAACCTGCAATCCGGAGGGCGATCGCCCAAGTCGTCATGCCCTAAAGCCGCCCCATCATAGGGGAAACCCAACTGAGAAAAAGGCAGCGGGGAACACGTTCGGGCGGCGGCCCATCTTGCTCCTTAGCCATAAGTCCTATGCAGCCATATTGCAGTCATATGCAAACAGATAAGGTGTAAACGGACGCTCCAACGGACGCTCCGGGCAGTGCAGGGATTGCACTTTCAAAAGCCGCTATACGGACACAACATCCCAGTCGCTTTTAGAAACCGGAAGAGTCTGGCAAGAAAAGCTATTTCTTGATAAAAACTTTTCGCAGACTTTTGCGTTTTCCGTATTTCAACTGAGTGTGTCGCACAACGTATACACAAACATACCGTATAGTCCGCAGAAGATCAACCGATTTATGTAACAATCATCACTTTAACTGATCTGCTTGCGGATCTTCGCGCATCAACTCCGTAAAATTCCGTATGCCTCCAATGAGGATAGGCTAAATCTTCATGGTGTCACTTACAGTCGGGCACGACTTAGGATTCACCCAGGAAGTTCCCGACGGGCAGCCCCACAGAATTGAGCCTGACTTTCTGAGGTCAAATCCTCCAGTGTCCTGCTGCCGAAGCTAGATCACCTGAAATTACCCTCAGAACTTACGCACTTGCGATTAAGTTTTCTGGGTTTTGGACGATTTCTCGAGGGCGCAGCCCGCGAGAAATCGTCCAACTGCGTAAGTCCTAACCCTCTTCCAATTGGATTACGTAAGATTACGGCGGGTCGAACGACAACAAGCGACTGACCGACTCATCGGTGTTTTTAGCTACAGGTCGATTGGGCGAAATTTCGGATGGTGAAGACGAGGATTGTGCTGCGTTTAGAGCAGCAGCAGAGTTGGTCGCTGGGCTGGTTAATGCGACTTTCGGAGGATTGAGAGCAATCGCCCGCTGCACGGCCACCATTCGGCGGGCCTGGTCGCGGGTGATACTTTCGGTCGTGTTGCCCAGCCCTGGTGCATTCCAGCGCTGCGTGTCGGGGTCGAGAAAGGCGCGGGTGCGGGCCCACAGAATCGCCTCTTCGCCCGTGATTCCCTGCTGGCGGGCTTCCAGCAGGCGATCGAGATAGCCGCCCCGACTCAACGCCGCACGGGGCGATTGATTCGCCAGATCAATGCCGTTTAGCTGTTCTGCCAGACTTAGCTCTAGTCCTAGGTTGGCGGCGGTTTGCTGGAGCTGCTGCGCTTGCCGCTGGAGCCGCTGGATTTGCTTGCGGTCGGCTTCGGCGGGCGAGGCTGCGCCGTGCTGATAGGAGAATGTGCCCAGGTTCCATACGCCATTGCCCGGATCGGTATGCCCCTGGTAGGCGGCTGTGTAGTCGCCGCGTGGGGTGCGCGTGCCCTCGGCGCTGCCTACGGCGATCGCCACCAGCGAGTCTACCCCGCCTGCAAACGCCGCCTGAAGCATGGCGGGCAGCGCTGCGAGAACTGGACTTTCTGAGGAGACCGACGCTACAACAGGAGCGATCGCCGCCGGAACCAACTCTAGATCAAAACTCAGCGCCGGGTCTTTGGCAGCGGAGGGCGACCCCGCCAGCGCTATAGAAGCAGGGGCTTCAGAGTGGGAACCAGGGGGCGAGTCTTGGGACGGGGGAGCCTGGCCTAACGATGACACCACAGAGGGTGGCGCAGATTGTGTCTGAACTTGTACATTTCCTTGATTGGGCTGGGCCGGGCTGGGCGGTGGGGGCGGCAATTTTAGCTGAGCCGCAGTTCGCCCCTTTCCCAATGGCGGCTCGGTGGCCTGAGGAGGCACAGGCAGCGGCGCGATTGGCGGCGGGTCGGCAACGGGGTGTTCCTCATTAGAGGGGGCGATGTCGCTTTGCAAGGCTGAAGCCAACGCTACAGTCGTAGCGTCTTGTGAGCCAGTGGCCAGCGGACTGGTGGCGGGCAAATTAGCAGCAGCAGGAAACTCCAGCGACACCCGATCGGGAGAAAGGGCGATCGCCGTCTGGTTTACAACTGACCCCGCCAGCACTAGCGCCATCGACCCCGCCAGCAGACCCCTGAACCCACTCCACCGGGAAGCCGACGACTTTAGAACCAGCGTCAGCGATGGGGCGGGCGAGTGGTCAGCCCCCTCCAGCGGATAGCCGCCGACGATATAGCCCAGGATTGCCAGTTCTGCCATGTTGGGGGTTGGTCTGTCGGGGAAGAGTATAGGGGAGGAGCGGGGAGTCAGGGCGATCGCAGCAATCGGGTCAGCAGTGCGGACGACGGTTCCACCAGGGCCCAGCGGCCATCAGTCTGTTTTCGCAGCGTGGCGAAATGCAGCACCTCGCCACGCCCCAGCGCTTGCCCTTCTTGCACGCTGCCCAGACTAGGCCGCCGCAGCCCACACAGCCGCAGCAGATAGGCAGGCACTTCAGGACTGGAAAACACAACGCAATTCCCAGCGGTTGGCTGCATCTGTCCGTCAAATGGGGCATAGACCCGCTGACCTGCCAAGTCAATGGAAATATCGCCCAGCCCCGCCAACACGCGATGACCCGCGATCGCACTTCCCGGTTGAATTTGCCAGGTCTGATGGATGGGCACACTGCGAGCGGTTGGCGGTTCCTGGGCTATGCCGCAAGCTGTCAGGGGAATCAGCAGGGCGATTCGCAAAGCGTTCGCGCAAGCGGTGTAGCACACTTTCCCTACGGAAATCGCCCCCCACATGGGCCGCCGATTCCGATACGCGCCTAATGGGCGCTTACTTCTTAAATACAAAGTCATAGCCCGCATACTCATTGCCCTCGTACAGCACCACAAACCAGGTCTGCGGGTCAAACGCCAGGGGGTAGGCTTCCCGGTCGGCGGGCACTCCGGCGCGAATCTCGACCTGCGGCAGCCGACAGTAGGGTTCGCTGATCACTGCTTTCACCTGCTCCCGGCTGCTGCGCTCAGGAATGCTGAGCAGTTGTGAAAGCTTGTCGCGGTGCAGCACCGACTGCGACTGCACCACCTCCAAACACTTGTTGCTAACAGGCTTGGGACGGCGATCGCCCAAATCCGTCATCAGCATCGCCAGCATCAGCAGCGACCCACCCATGACCAAATAGGACGCGGGATTTTTGCGTTCGGGTTTACGGCGCTTCATCATTTCCTCCTTCGCCAACTAGCACGAAGCAAGACAGCACAATTAATAGCCAGGCCGCTCCAAGAAGTACACTCATAGGAATTAAGGGGGGTAGGGGGTTAACTTAGAGCCAGAGTCCGGTCAGGAAGAGTCCAGCAGCAATCAGACAGAGGCGATAGCCCAATAGCAGCGACAGACGAGGAACTCGGAACGACAGGGCCGTTGCCACGATTGCAGGGGTGAGCAGGGCGATCGCCACAGGAACCCAAAGCTGCGGCAGCGCCAGTAGAATTTGGTGCGTCGCCACCCGAAACAGCACACCACCCGCCAGCCAACCCCCCGCTTCGGCACAGAACGACAGCGGCTCGCTCGGCGGTTGCAGCCATTTCGCCAGCCTTCGCCCCCAAGCTGGATAGCCAGCCGACGATTGGGGGCGATTCCGTCTAGTCCGTCTGACAGATCGCCCTTTAGAAAGAGCCGGGTCAGCCGACGCTGAAGAACGCGGAGTAGCTGGGGAAGCCGCTGGGGATGAACCGTTTGCTTCGGGCGGAGCGGGGGCAAGCTGAATTTGCATAGGACGGATTTGCATGGGGCACGTTAGCGCAAGGGAAAGCTTGGGAAGCCCGAAGCCCGGTTTATCCGACAATTAGCAATTAGAAGAGTCGCAGGCGATTCGGGAATTCAGAACACCAACTTCAGGTCGGGCTTGGAACGAAGCAGGTTTACAGCGGGTTTAAAGCAGTGCAGTTAAAAACAGGCAGTGCAAGATCGTGCAATGCAATAAGGGGTGGGCAGTAAACGGTGGGCAATCAGCAGTGGGCAATCAGCAGTGGGATAAGCGAAAGTGGCGATCGCACTAGCGTTGCGGAGCAACCTCGCCCCCAAAAAAACTGCGTTCCTTTAGTTTAGTACAATTGTACTTAAAACGTAAATGATCTAACGCCCTGGCTTTTGTGCGCTTTTTCTGGAGGTCAGTGTCTGGCTCGTATTCCCATTCTCTGAACGATTTCCGCCGCTTTTTCCCACGCCATCTCGCCTATCTCGTGCGCCCAGCGACGCAGCAACGTTATGATTCCTTCTGTATCACGCACTTGCTGGGCCGTCCCCCGATCCTCAAACCCATGGCCTCTCCCTTGTCTCCCGAACACGCTTCGGCTGCCCGCTCAGTCCGCACCAGGGTATGGCTTTCACGGCTCGCACCCTACCTGTTTCTGGCTCCGGCACTGCTGGTCTTGGGGCTGACGATTTTTTACCCCGCGCTCAACGCCTTCTACCTCAGCTTCACCCAGTTTGAATTTGACATCACCCAGCCCCCCGCCTGGGTCGGCACTGCAAATTTCCAGCGCCTCGTCCGCGACCCCATCTTCTGGCAAACGTTGCGAAACACGCTGCTTTACTTGATTTGCGTTGTTCCTATCTTGGTGACGCTGCCGCTGGGCCTGGCCATCTTGGTAAATCGGGCATTACCGGGAATTGGCGGGTTTCGGGCAGCGTTTTATACGCCTGTGGTGATTTCGATGGTGGTAGCGGGGATCGCCTGGCGCTGGCTCTATGCCGAAACGGGGCTGCTGAACCAACTGCTGCGCTGGCTGGGGCTATCGGAGGCGGGTGTGCCCTGGCTGACCAGCCCACAACTTGCCCTGTTTAGCGTCATGGCGGTGACGATTTGGAAAGGGCTGGGCTATTACATGGTGATTTACCTGGCAGGGCTACAGGCAATCCCAGCAGATTTATACGAAGCGGGGGCGATCGATGGCTCCACGGGCTGGAAAAAACATTGGGACATTACAGTGCCGCTGATGCAGCCCTATCTGCTGCTGGTGGCGGTGATTTCTGCCATTTCGGCAACGAAGGTGTTTGAGGAAGTGTTTGTGATGACGCAGGGCGGCCCGCGCAACAGTTCCAAAACAATGGTTTACTACGTGTACGAGCGGGCGTTTCAGGATTTGGAATTGAGCTACGCTTGTACGATAGGGCTGGTGTTGTTTCTGATTATTTTGGGTTTGTCGGTGCTGCGGCTGATGCTGCGTTCGGAATCGCCAGATTTGCCAGGTTGACGCATGATTTCTGACGATTTCTAACAAAACCTCGGCAAAACCCTTGCAAAACTTTAGATAAAACTTTCCGGTTAGCTTCTAGAAAGCTTCGCCGTATAATGTCTGGGCATCTATCATTTGCATGAACTGAACATTTGCATGAACCGAATTTTTAGCCGAATTGTTCTAAGAGGATGTTTGAAAAGTCCTACTGTTTGTAGCAAAGCGTGCAAGATTCCCCTAAATCCCCCTTAAAAAGGGGGACTTTAAGGCGGTTTCCCCCCTTTTTAAGGGGGGCTAGGGGGGATCTCTGAGTGCTTAACATTACAGGCGATACCTTTTCAAACACCCTCTAAGTGCATTCCTGAGTGCATCCCACTAAGTAACCCGACTGACACTAACCCGACTGAACTCGTCTTAATAAGCTGCTCGGTTACATTCGATCCTTGTTGTGCTGACTTGATTGTTTCGCTGATTTGATCAGATTTGCGTCCTGCCTGCGTCGTCACCGTTGCCATCAATCCTTAAAATCTGACTACACAATCCTGTGATAGCGGTTTATCCTGGTAGCTTTGATCCTATTACCCTGGGGCATCTCGATATCATCGAGCGTGGCAGTCGGCTATTTGGTCGGCTGATTGTCGTTGTCATGCGGAATCCCAGCAAAACGCCGCTGTTTCCGGTTGATCAGCGGGTAGCACAGATTCAGCAGGCGACTCAGCACTTGCCGAATGTCGAAGTTGACACATTTGATGGATTGACCGTGACCTATGCCAGAATGCAGGGAGCAAAGGTCTTGCTGCGGGGGCTGCGTGTCCTCTCTGATTTTGAGAAGGAGTTGCAGATGGCCCACACCAATAAGACCCTAGCTGAGGATATCGAAACTTTCTTCTTAGCGACTTCGAGCGAGTATAGTTTTCTGAGTAGCAGCCTAGTTAAAGAAATCGCCAAATTTGGCGGCCCTGTTGATCATCTCGTCCCTTCCGCCGTCGCGTTAGATATCTGCCAATGCTACGCCAAGACTCCCCCAACCGCATTGCCCCAGACCGCAACGGAACCAGCGCCAACGCCAGCCTCAATGGAGAGGCGAGCCGAGTCGGTGGAGTAGATATCCAGCGCGAACTGGCTAAGCTGGAAGAGATGATCCTGGAAGGATCGCGGCTGCCGATTATCAATCGGACGCTGATCAACGAGGATCAGGTGCTGGATCAGCTAGAGCTGGTGCAGATGAACCTACATCCGGCTTTTGAAGAGGCGAAGAAACTGCTCCAGCACAAGGAAGAGATTTTGCTGGAGGCGGAGCAATACGCCCAGGAAATCATCGAAACGGCAGAGCGGCGGGCCGCGCAAATTCTCGACGAGATGGGGCTAGTGCGGCAGGCAGAGCTTGAGATGAAGCAGATTCGCCAGCGTGTGCAGCAGGAATGTGAAGTGGCCCATGAGCAGGCGATGGTAGAAATCGAGCGGATGCGGCGGCAGACTCAGCAGGAGATTGAAGACATGCGGCGGCGGGCGATCGCCGAATGTGAGGAAATCCAGGCCGGTGCAGATGACTACGCCGATCGCATTTTGCAAGATCTAGAGCAGCAGTTTTCCGATATGCTGCGTGTTGTTCGCAATGGCCGGGGCCAGCTCCGTCCCGAAGCTCCGGCGCGAAATCTGTCGCGGGGAGGCGATCGCCCTAAGAAATAGAGTCAAGAAATAGAGTCTTGGGGCTGAG
The Thermoleptolyngbya sichuanensis A183 DNA segment above includes these coding regions:
- a CDS encoding PTPA-CTERM sorting domain-containing protein yields the protein MKLASTFALTAIAAAVSVLSALPAEALSMFRDTGPKFSQGLPPTGVIDFETPAPGFYNTFNEDYGDIIATGNRLRILPASSAVDNYLRLRNLSGSNVTFTSDYKTWDSFGFLFRGRSGPSADMNIVFNLVGGGTFSTTLSYLLGLSDPGNYFSFVAGVGDPTIESVTFTRTNGWINIDNVAYRVVPTPALLPGIIGMGIAAIKKRRDGALEETEADAEA
- a CDS encoding ATP synthase F0 subunit B; this encodes MLRQDSPNRIAPDRNGTSANASLNGEASRVGGVDIQRELAKLEEMILEGSRLPIINRTLINEDQVLDQLELVQMNLHPAFEEAKKLLQHKEEILLEAEQYAQEIIETAERRAAQILDEMGLVRQAELEMKQIRQRVQQECEVAHEQAMVEIERMRRQTQQEIEDMRRRAIAECEEIQAGADDYADRILQDLEQQFSDMLRVVRNGRGQLRPEAPARNLSRGGDRPKK
- a CDS encoding threonine aldolase family protein; the encoded protein is MNFCSDNVTGASPEILSALIAANGGAAMPYGADDITQRLQQRFCDLFETNLSMFPVATGSAANALALSVVAPPYGAIYCHAEAHINVDECGAPELFTGGAKLVTLPGENGKITAEALAHALAHAGIGFVHHVQPAAVSITQATEAGTVYTLEEIRAIAQVAHQYHLPLHLDGARFANALVSLGCTPAEMTWQAGVDMLSFGATKNGAIAAEAVLFFNPEQAAGFEYRRKRGGHLFSKMRFLSAQLEAYLTDDLWLRNAAHANCLAQRLAAGLRKIPGVTLAYPVEANELFVRFPDPILKGLQADGFQFYAWESDGRSMVRLVTAFNTAEADVDAFLSAAQRHSRPIVDEAVDEAIAS
- the coaD gene encoding pantetheine-phosphate adenylyltransferase, whose protein sequence is MIAVYPGSFDPITLGHLDIIERGSRLFGRLIVVVMRNPSKTPLFPVDQRVAQIQQATQHLPNVEVDTFDGLTVTYARMQGAKVLLRGLRVLSDFEKELQMAHTNKTLAEDIETFFLATSSEYSFLSSSLVKEIAKFGGPVDHLVPSAVALDICQCYAKTPPTALPQTATEPAPTPASMERRAESVE
- a CDS encoding carbohydrate ABC transporter permease — encoded protein: MASPLSPEHASAARSVRTRVWLSRLAPYLFLAPALLVLGLTIFYPALNAFYLSFTQFEFDITQPPAWVGTANFQRLVRDPIFWQTLRNTLLYLICVVPILVTLPLGLAILVNRALPGIGGFRAAFYTPVVISMVVAGIAWRWLYAETGLLNQLLRWLGLSEAGVPWLTSPQLALFSVMAVTIWKGLGYYMVIYLAGLQAIPADLYEAGAIDGSTGWKKHWDITVPLMQPYLLLVAVISAISATKVFEEVFVMTQGGPRNSSKTMVYYVYERAFQDLELSYACTIGLVLFLIILGLSVLRLMLRSESPDLPG
- a CDS encoding tetratricopeptide repeat protein, yielding MFDKRNRWIVNGVMAIAAFAFLALLFLPFMTALRSGVASSGASPSATPGASPASQQAELADQARGYELVLQREPDNQTALRGLLETRIRQGDVQGAIEPLEKLAKLNPDQSDYTVLLAQAKQRVGDREGAAQAYRSILETQPGNINALQGFVDLMLEQQRPEAAVSLLQDTLRTADERNRVAPGSVDVVSVQLLLGRVYAQQGRTQEAIALYDQSIEQNALDFRPVLGKALVLQAAGRTEESKPLFDSAAALAPAQYKDQINQLASGGQGQTAASPLESSPSDAPTGTTPLPSPTALPAGSPAAESSPSSPSRVTGNP